One window of the Eucalyptus grandis isolate ANBG69807.140 chromosome 8, ASM1654582v1, whole genome shotgun sequence genome contains the following:
- the LOC104414865 gene encoding probable LRR receptor-like serine/threonine-protein kinase At5g59680 codes for MSRPPRPLLLRLSLLLALSLLSPSPSLSQPQPPPPPPSGTLIDCGAAAPTAAANGLRWLPDAPSFVSAGSPRNVSVRTLDPTLATVRSFPNLPGRKFCYVVGVARGSRYAVRSTYFYGGVNGRPDPPVFDQMVDGTLWAVVNTTADYRRGSASYYEGVFLAQGKTMSFCVGANAHTDSDPFVSALEFIQLGDSVYNSTDFGSSALSLVARNSFGYGGAPIRFPDDQFDRFWEPFGEENSSKTSNNLTVSGFWNLPPLKVFETALTVPASQPLELQWPLGPLPNASYYIALYFANGHDSVAGGSRIQNITVNGVPYYSNLTITSDGVAVFTSKWPLIGLTTINLVPTSNSTLGPLINAGEAFQVLPLGRTTHPRDVIALENLKLGLHNYPTDWSGDPCFPQQYSWTGVTCSQGSRIRVVSLNLTSAGLSGTLSPYLANMTALTGIWLGNNGLYGPIPKLSSLKHLEILHLNDNQLDGPIPSSLGAISGLQELFLQNNNLTGQVPSSLLNKPGLNLKVNGNHLSSAQPPH; via the exons ATGTCTCGTCCGCCTCGaccgctcctcctccgcctctctctcctcctcgcgctctccctcctctctccctctccctccctctcccagccccagcctccgcctccgccgccctcCGGGACCCTGATCGACTGCGGCGCCGCcgcgccgaccgccgccgccaacGGCCTCCGGTGGCTGCCCGACGCGCCGTCCTTCGTCTCCGCCGGCTCCCCGAGGAACGTCTCCGTGCGCACCCTGGACCCCACCCTCGCCACCGTCCGGTCGTTCCCCAACCTCCCCGGCCGCAAGTTCTGCTACGTGGTCGGCGTCGCCCGGGGGTCCAGGTACGCGGTGAGGAGCACCTACTTCTACGGCGGGGTCAACGGCCGCCCCGACCCGCCGGTGTTCGACCAGATGGTGGACGGGACGCTCTGGGCCGTGGTCAACACCACGGCAGATTATCGCCGGGGCAGCGCGTCTTATTACGAAGGGGTGTTCCTGGCTCAGGGCAAGACCATGAGCTTCTGCGTCGGGGCTAATGCTCATACGGATTCGGACCCCTTCGTCTCGGCGCTGGAGTTCATTCAGTTGGGCGATTCGGTGTACAACTCGACGGATTTCGGGAGTTCGGCGCTCAGCTTGGTCGCGAGGAACAGCTTCGGGTACGGCGGAGCTCCCATTAG GTTTCCTGATGATCAATTTGACCGTTTCTGGGAGCCATTTGGAGAAGAAAATTCTTCGAAAACAAGCAACAATTTAACTGTTTCTGGATTTTGGAATCTTCCTCCACTGAAAGTATTTGAAACAGCATTGACTGTGCCCGCATCACAGCCGCTGGAGTTGCAATGGCCTCTGGGTCCTCTACCAAATGCATCGTACTATATTGCTCTATATTTTGCAAATGGTCATGATTCAGTAGCTGGGGGCTCGAGAATCCAGAATATAACAGTAAATGGCGTTCCATATTACAGCAACTTGACTATTACTTCGGATGGTGTTGCCGTCTTTACTTCGAAGTGGCCTCTCATTGGCCTTACAACGATAAATCTGGTTCCTACTAGCAATTCAACTTTAGGTCCTTTGATCAACGCTGGGGAAGCTTTTCAGGTGCTGCCTCTCGGAAGAACTACTCACCCAAGAGATG TGATTgctttggaaaatttgaaactCGGCTTGCACAATTATCCTACTGATTGGAGCGGTGATCCTTGTTTTCCTCAGCAGTACTCCTGGACTGGAGTAACGTGCTCTCAAGGCAGCCGGATTCGTGTTGTTTCTTT AAATCTGACTAGTGCGGGTCTCTCCGGAACACTGTCACCTTATCTTGCTAATATGACTGCATTAACTGGCAT CTGGCTTGGAAACAATGGCTTATATGGACCTATCCCTAAACTCAGTTCACTGAAGCACCTTGAAATACT GCATTTAAATGACAATCAGTTGGATGGGCCAATTCCCTCATCACTTGGAGCCATAAGTGGCTTGCAAGAACT TTTCTTGCAAAACAATAACTTGACTGGTCAGGTTCCAAGCAGTCTCCTTAATAAGCCTGGGTTGAATCTCAA GGTTAATGGCAATCATTTGTCGTCTGCACAACCCCCACATTAA
- the LOC104414864 gene encoding uncharacterized protein LOC104414864 translates to MVSVENGHPTPRASDAPSSPRISFSADFLDDKNFISISPKARHEKEHDMEIDKADFEFLSTNVSIDSMPSADELFCEGKLLPFWQMQQSERLNKISLGSKDDGDEDGREEAKDSKEQSKANWFLDDDPSPRPPKCTVLWKELLRLKKQRSNSSLSPSSSSSSTSSSSNSMADAAAKDEKKQAAARSGEKQVKRIKKGLERTRSASIRIRPMINVPICTPAKSSALPPLFPVKKGRLDR, encoded by the coding sequence ATGGTGTCCGTAGAAAATGGCCATCCAACTCCCCGAGCCAGCGATGCACCCTCGAGCCCCAGGATCTCGTTCTCCGCTGATTTCCTGGACGACAAGAACTTCATCTCCATCAGCCCCAAGGCACGCCACGAGAAGGAGCACGACATGGAGATCGACAAAGCCGACTTCGAGTTCCTCTCCACCAACGTGAGCATCGACTCCATGCCCTCTGCTGATGAGCTCTTCTGCGAGGGGAAGCTGCTGCCCTTCTGGCAAATGCAGCAGTCCGAGAGGCTGAACAAGATCAGCCTCGGTTCCAAGGACGACGGCGACGAGGATGGCCGCGAGGAGGCCAAGGATAGCAAGGAACAAAGCAAGGCGAATTGGTTCTTGGACGACGACCCGTCCCCGAGGCCCCCCAAGTGCACCGTCTTGTGGAAGGAGCTGCTGAGGTTGAAGAAGCAGCGCTCTAATTCCTCGCTGTCgccgtcgtcctcctcctcctcgacgTCGTCCTCTTCGAACTCGATGGCCGACGCGGCCGCGAAGGACGAGAAGAAACAGGCGGCCGCCCGGAGCGGGGAGAAGCAGGTGAAGAGGATAAAGAAAGGGCTGGAGAGGACGAGGTCGGCGAGCATCCGGATCAGGCCGATGATCAACGTGCCGATATGCACGCCGGCGAAGAGCAGCGCATTGCCGCCTTTGTTTCCCGTAAAGAAAGGGAGATTAGATAGGTGA